The genomic interval GACTTTCCGAAACAGTTTGGAAAGGTCCTTCACCTCTTGGTCGTTCAGATCGCCTTCGACCGTCACCCCGAATTCTTGTTTGAGCGAGTACTCGGCATACTTCGCCTCAATATCCGTCGTCGTACCGTTGCCGGCGGCATGGGACGTATAGTTCACCGCGCGGAAATCGGATTCAATATCCGCTGAGAGGGTAATCTTGTCGCCTTCCGCCGTCGTCACACTGAGGCGACCGGAGAAGTCGGTGGAGACCGCAACCCCGCCGACCTTCGTATCCAATCGCTGAGCGCCCGTATTGTTCGAAGACGACAGGTTGAAGAACTGGTTCGGATCGACTTGGGTCAGCGCTTGAACGGACATGATGCCACTCCTCGATTTGACAGGCTCAGTACGACTTGCCGCGTACTTCTCCTATCGGCGCCCACTAGGTTGAACTTTAGTACGCCAGCGCTCTTGTGCTATATATAACGAATACGATCTGCGATAAGACCTTCGACTCCATGCCCCACAGAGGAGGGACCGTGATGAAACAACATGCTGTTTTGGCCCTATTTCCAGCGCTTCTGCTGTTGGCATCCGGCTGCACACTCAAAGCCACAGTTAAGGAAACGACCGATACCACCTCCAATGTGACAGGCACGACGTCCGGCCGCACCTGGTGGAATGAAGACGGGCTCCTGCATCCCGAACATAAGCTCACGGCCTTTTTGGCCCTGAACGAGGCCAATGTGGAGCAGGATCTGGCACGAGGGCGTGGGGAATACGTGACATCGCTTGGCACTCTTCTAGGATTACCGGACGACCAGCAGACCGCCTTTCACAGCAAGGCCCAGGCGAACTTCGAAGCGCTCACCACATCCGATCGAGACACCCAGGTCCAACAGGTGCGGACGCTGGCTCGCTAAACATTGAATAAGGAATACTCGACCGATGCTCCCATTTCGACGAATTTTTAATCCCACGGATTTCTCAACCGAAGACTCCGCGGCATTCGCCCATGCCCTCAAACTCACCTGCCTTGTACAGGGCGAGCTGACGATGATGCATGTCGACCCCGCCATCGGGCGCAAAGACTTCGAAGACTTCCCTCGCATCCGGCCGCTCCTCGCTCGATGGGGCGTCTTGCCGGAAGGCAGCTCGAAAGACGATGTCGTGAAATTGGGGATCCAGATCAAACGAGTCCGCGCCATCGCAGATCATGCCACAGACGCCATCCTCCAGCAGTTGATCGCCCACCCCTCAGACCTGTTAGTGCTGTCGACGCACCAGCGCGAAGGCTTCGCTCGACTCACGCACAAGGCCGTGGCCGAGCCCTTATCGCGCAAGACTCACACCAAAACGCTCTTTGTCCCAACCGGCGTCGAGGGGTTCGTCTCAACGGAAACAGGCAAGATCAACCTCACCCGCGTGTTGATCCCCATCGTCCATACGCCGCACCCGCAACCGGCCATCGATCTTGCAGCAGAACTGGCGAGTGCGTTGGGCAGCGAGAATGTCTTATTCGAACTGGTGCATCTTGGGAAAGAAGCCGATCTCCCGAAATTCACCAAGCCCGAGCGCCCAGGCTGGTCGTGGGAGACCCTCGCCGCCAAGGGCGATCCGGTCGAGTGGATACTGGCGGCTGGAGCGGAGTTCGACGTGGACCTGATCGTGATGATGACGGATGGGCACAACAGCCTGTTCGACCTGCTTCGCGGCAGCACCACCGAACGGGTGGTCCGTGGGGCACGCTGCCCTCTGCTCGCTATTCCAGCCTGAGTTGATGGTTCGGTCTGCTCCCCTCAAGCTGCTCGTTCGGTCTGTCCGCAGCGCCCCGACCCAGCACAGTTCGC from Nitrospirota bacterium carries:
- a CDS encoding DUF3015 family protein, which gives rise to MKQHAVLALFPALLLLASGCTLKATVKETTDTTSNVTGTTSGRTWWNEDGLLHPEHKLTAFLALNEANVEQDLARGRGEYVTSLGTLLGLPDDQQTAFHSKAQANFEALTTSDRDTQVQQVRTLAR
- a CDS encoding universal stress protein, translated to MLPFRRIFNPTDFSTEDSAAFAHALKLTCLVQGELTMMHVDPAIGRKDFEDFPRIRPLLARWGVLPEGSSKDDVVKLGIQIKRVRAIADHATDAILQQLIAHPSDLLVLSTHQREGFARLTHKAVAEPLSRKTHTKTLFVPTGVEGFVSTETGKINLTRVLIPIVHTPHPQPAIDLAAELASALGSENVLFELVHLGKEADLPKFTKPERPGWSWETLAAKGDPVEWILAAGAEFDVDLIVMMTDGHNSLFDLLRGSTTERVVRGARCPLLAIPA